Proteins from one Bactrocera neohumeralis isolate Rockhampton chromosome 3, APGP_CSIRO_Bneo_wtdbg2-racon-allhic-juicebox.fasta_v2, whole genome shotgun sequence genomic window:
- the LOC126753350 gene encoding uncharacterized protein LOC126753350 isoform X1: MATTMQQSAAPANAATNPQLKRIVYSKYRELLGSYNDKANAIIETLPAYMVREDRGFHCEPSSAVTATVTAAAPATVASKTIISIPARSTITTTITPPSQHITATIAGTAAPAAHTNGTAPPNCAAAALLRQVAAAAAAAAAAQGERVSELYGGSAQRGYEAPACVQNAMVTKDKKPFTYTPGGIDLSQIKSERMAKRLARNAQAEGATGASQQNRPTQPQSPGSGGNAASQIGAAGMGMPFQVLPPPPPPAPIGVAGKKLNGTSAPPPPPPPSSSNTLAPPQNGGGPGSAPGSPNAQRKSPTPQRFEPPPLGFRPEIKIPPNPMAALRKVPPPVEKNTFWKDEYVRDRSKSPMVGENDRASSPNTAANGHAVSAGCGEPATVSLNNNVNNNNNNDVNEHVDGYKKPTTTTQQPELNYNSNNSTQQQQYTPPQPTYSPSYQPLQQQQQQQPQYNNITPPLSVATPSQPQPQQQQQSPRPEFRSVAPPQSPSVHVYTRQTDSPRAESGTPPQRATDSPFRYGGPQPLQQQQQPPQQQRAPPAISPLAQQQPSKLYTSSPTGAGAPAQPTTANTSPNSQPAAQTVPWRTQRTPTQQQQPQSQPQTTAIYNNVSPQQQQQTQPASAYQGPKPSNVGSLYIAPLAAPTEPQAPNVVRQFQQQQQQQQARESPIRQIPQQQQTSQQQQAQPLRSTVPWLSTKPKANDQPEWARPEENGNVVPSSLNRIKSPPPPQSQQQQQQQVYYQQPQQQQPQPQLYGYQPEQGNGFAVAAPTNFGSHGIGSTGLRLQINANPIVNNAATQQTGPRERIIPIQLEQTPTNTTSQQPNFNVSYGGITTAPSSYVVRSPNQFVDQGYNNFPSSAGANQQPSAQRVMSPTQQLNAPRIVQQQQQYTNNNNGAGGGANRSRVIPIAMEGEGTRGPISPSPIVLQNENYNLVVYDCPLEAEIRYRMNRLSDPRSSPIQSKSFRILQKITDTIDDGSGDDRKAESHVDVEPQLQRPQYARQMSAQQARQQPNVEQMRRMQIAAEPQQQQQQQQSQAPQAWNQGNAFKSSQQHTIYNNNNDMPQPYIHPSEQQVPEPKKYTGSAIPSRSFKILQAMTTPENAAELAATDRVELNETPLKAKENESKNISNKNCTEYVNEYNEGTSETTNTHSTTHAPSTTSSSSSISSLSSDSCNYPIPKHPYPAYGYAYPYPWYPPPMPPTNGEAYPAWPYPYSMPPPPPPPSTQVQTNEQSGDAASHTPYATHYPYYYPYYPPPPPPAHNPYAYMQTPRAQTPNEFDSQNAYHEINASAAYPAYVPPYPYPYPVAPSYSQSTTSSRASSVLPDIIVTPSTDDMPSQVILQHHIKIEKSEPPKRNDAVVIEEVATSDNEMRPPELRREQREGSVIDMLSQRLANMSKVVEHNLNMSKDVEKNYAGERDKDFGEKSPTDNASPVPVGIVTLASETEVSSDSESSSDEDSDVTPKCVETNGLQAIKSVTNIQIYKNGNININEVDDEDDVTTADGESDIFDEDDNEEDVAEELELDEYIEENDDMDYDNLSVIYEEESEIEHSSDKPNTIIQRDGSNASDATTVERDDAVEQQIEENDNNDDAEEDSTSVTVRLPLKFSFNDENVATVEVGKSQIEERRHSTSSEGKRSTAFVIAEPQNDSDNEAGGAYEYDDDCEVSVTISLSGSSRSSSMERKPDGRRVSAAYPIEELPTPEPPSAASSNENVSVSFSINARNKFMGQTIRDDVTNNIAMLKSVTHKETIQEKVKEEIKEPDISTKQIKEGPVMKEEPVAKESVTPVIPSDDLDFFATLRATKLQAQKMMETSANYWGKLKEKEEPKKEEVKEEVVVSTTTEPDPEVDDIWADRNEDLPKPVPKLKLADAKDDFWSTFAAATRKTHEEMQAEDVVVEKKSVNTDIKKDEAPAQVHAGRKVTFGDTVDIKNKVETVVESEEVDFWAEIEKSKETKTTEKKTKLKTENAYERKEISEVMHRSNTMKSSTKVLPTALQADLYTPPPSPQVEEESIESEDDDSEADEEEVQYEKGNVSRKLSQPKAPVEEKEDEEDFWASVEKAKAAIGTTKQYSTYDKVEVPSAQTVVEEIDFWADIEKNKNITATTNELSTLNNVEAPSVQAVVEEVDFWADIEKNKNITTTTNELSTPNNAEATSVQAVAEEVDFWADIEKNKNITTTTNELSTHNNVKSSPAQEIVEEVDFWAEIENNKNDRTTTKKVSAINNVETPSAQTVAEEVDFWANIKNNKEQIATTEPYSTTNNAVAPSTQAVVEESNYWANIENNTETTQTPQHIYDPTLYPEEPREVDTDEEIDFWAEIEAKDQDTDDVNFYKSASFWANRERHNSVDETPYSKVLTKPFPANLPDEPTVNVGLWAALEAAKGEEPEYIDPAVEEEKALAAQFNEIPVEEDAVDKAENFEDINKSSSDIWDVASLHEPVVANVWAPPVETNELSKPYQDLEQWIHNNDNNENTEPVAEERTKTERVEETDEANVKRNNYRKAMAFFTTSIDEQKEVNAEKKPRKGRSSNRNSLVGTENANVNEKESIENAVNNYYKETLEQSTARGKSVGLDSFCTENSLQQTINQTRCKSVGVEITRNTLNTDVDTEPYTTEVFTERNKTPTNFEQTLPEVYVEPIVERKLLPNGLPDLGLKKEEVKISVRDRISAFETGAVETPTTAKKTDDSKTHSLSVESCTPRGTLSRNSSQRSESEIEEDDSGVTDMNKPLSETDTESESFPELRKMSSYQRAATHSRLFKLLQDDNDPLEDEKLSKELADEYHFKPSRRKIVHNVSITRRQNPKALADAETMTQRRERLSLPLRKNTSIDADNPSTPNSPASPIMGQPSSNTSVSDKLVNELVQSLLLKRDSSHLRQMPMEKLQAAAKRVLEEELDSLENTSVETTPALTPNDIKNDKSYADYYDTWTHANGSVVDGMPPKAYRAMQDAQRRSPWSVRCPRVLSSKTINRDLARVTESPEIFARNSKSPDCLSQSREGSVSRWRKV; this comes from the exons GTATGGCGGCTCCGCTCAACGGGGCTACGAAGCGCCCGCCTGCGTACAGAATGCAATGGTGACAAAAGACAAGAAGCCATTCACCTACACACCGGGCGGCATTGATCTCTCACAAATCAAATCGGAGCGCATGGCGAAGCGTTTGGCGCGCAACGCACAAGCCGAAGGCGCCACGGGCGCCTCACAACAAAACAGACCGACACAGCCGCAATCGCCAGGCAGTGGCGGCAATGCTGCTTCGCAAATCGGCGCCGCCGGCATGGGTATGCCGTTCCAGGTGCTgccaccgccgccaccaccagcgCCAATCGGAGTAGCGGGTAAGAAATTGAATGGCACATCggcaccgccaccaccaccaccacctaGCTCCTCCAATACATTAGCACCACCACAGAATGGCGGTGGACCGGGTAGTGCGCCCGGTTCGCCCAACGCGCAACGCAAGTCGCCCACACCGCAACGTTTCGAACCGCCACCATTGGGTTTCCGACCGGAAATCAAAATACCGCCAAATCCAATGGCGGCATTGCGCAAAGTACCACCGCCGGTGGAGAAGAATACCTTCTGGAAGGATGAGTATGTGCGCGATCGCTCCAAGAGTCCCATGGTGGGTGAAAATGATCGTGCTAGTTCACCGAATACCGCCGCTAATGGTCATGCCGTTAGCGCCGGTTGCGGTGAGCCAGCTACGGTCAGTCTTAACAACAATgtgaacaacaataacaacaacgatgtCAACGAACATGTCGATG GTTATAAGAAACCAACAACGACTACCCAGCAACCTGAACTtaactacaacagcaacaactccactcaacaacaacaatacacacCGCCTCAACCCACGTACTCACCATCCTATCAGCCattgcagcagcaacagcaacaacagcctcAATATAACAACATCACACCACCCTTGTCGGTTGCAACGCCATCACAACCGCAaccgcagcagcaacaacaatcgcCACGCCCTGAGTTCCGTAGCGTTGCACCGCCACAATCGCCAAGTGTCCATGTCTACACGCGTCAAACGGACAGTCCACGTGCTGAAAGTGGCACACCGCCACAACGCGCCACCGATAGTCCCTTCCGATATGGCGGTCCACAACcactgcagcagcagcagcagccaccGCAACAACAACGCGCTCCACCAGCTATTTCACCGCTAGCACAGCAGCAACCATCAAAGCTGTATACTTCATCACCGACCGGCGCTGGAGCCCCAGCACAGCCAACAACAGCCAACACTTCTCCCAACTCACAGCCAGCGGCACAAACTGTGCCCTGGCGCACTCAACGTACTCCgacgcaacaacagcaaccacagTCGCAGCCACAAACGACTGCGATATATAACAATGTCtcgccacaacaacagcagcaaactCAGCCAGCTTCGGCCTATCAGGGCCCCAAGCCG TCCAATGTCGGCTCGCTCTATATTGCGCCCCTGGCAGCACCTACTGAGCCGCAGGCACCCAATGTTGTGCGTCAatttcagcaacaacaacagcaacagcaagcaCGCGAATCACCAATTCGTCAAAtaccccaacaacaacaaacatcacagcaacaacaagcacagcCTTTACGCTCCACGGTGCCTTGGCTGAGCACAAAGCCGAAGGCAAACGATCAGCCAGAATGGGCGCGTCCCGAGGAAAATGGCAATGTGGTGCCTTCGTCGCTGAATCGCATTAAGTCGCCGCCGCCACCacagtcacaacaacaacagcagcagcaagtaTACTATCAacaaccacagcaacaacaaccgcaacCTCAGCTCTACGGCTATCAGCCTGAGCAGGGTAACGGTTTTGCTGTAGCAGCACCCACGAATTTCGGTAGCCATGGCATTGGCAGCACTGGCTTACGCCTGCAAATCAATGCCAACCCTATTGTCAATAATGCGGCAACTCAACAAACTGGTCCAAGG GAACGCATCATACCCATCCAGTTGGAGCAGACACCGACGAATACTACATCACAGCAACCGAACTTCAATGTCAGCTATGGTGGCATCACTACTG CACCGAGCAGCTATGTGGTGCGTTCGCCCAATCAATTCGTTGATCAAGGTTACAACAATTTCCCATCCTCAGCTGGCGCCAATCAACAGCCATCAGCTCAGCGTGTGATGTCGCCAACACAGCAACTGAATGCTCCACgcattgtacaacaacaacagcaatatacGAATAACAACAACGGCGCTGGTGGTGGCGCTAATCGCTCGCGCGTCATACCCATCGCTATGGAGGGTGAGGGCACACGTGGCCCCATTTCACCATCACCAATCGTTTTGCAAAA TGAAAACTACAATCTGGTAGTTTACGATTGTCCACTTGAGGCGGAAATACGGTACAGAATGAATCGTCTCAG CGATCCACGCTCGTCACCCATACAATCGAAATCCTttagaattttgcaaaaaatcacTGACACTATTGACGACGGTAGCGGCGATGATAGGAAAGCAGAAAGCCATGTCGACGTAGAGCCACAATTACAACGACCACAATACGCGAGACAAATGAGCGCCCAACAGGCGCGTCAACAACCGAATGTAGAGCAAATGAGACGCATGCAAATCGCCGCCGaaccacagcagcagcagcaacagcaacagtcaCAAGCGCCACAGGCATGGAATCAAG gTAATGCTTTTAAAAGCTCACAGCAGCACACcatttacaacaataacaatg acATGCCACAACCATATATCCACCCTAGTGAACAGCAAGTACCCGAACCGAAAAAATACACCGGTAGCGCAATACCAAGTCGatcgtttaaaattttgcaagcgATGACAACACCAGAAAATGCTG ccgAGTTGGCAGCTACAGATCGTGTTGAATTGAACGAAACCCCTTTGAAAGccaaagaaaatgaaagcaaaaatatttctaataaaaattgtacTGAATATGTGAATGAATATAATGAAGGCACATCCGAAACCACAAATACCCATAGCACAACACATGCACCATCCACCACATCATCCTCATCCTCTATATCATCGCTCAGCTCCGATTCTTGCAACTATCCCATACCCAAACATCCTTACCCCGCCTATGGCTATGCATATCCATATCCCTGGTATCCGCCGCCAATGCCACCGACTAACGGTGAGGCATATCCGGCATGGCCGTACCCATATAGCATgcctccaccaccaccaccaccctcAACACAGGTACAGACTAATGAACAAAGCGGCGATGCCGCGTCGCATACTCCATATGCCACACACTATCCTTACTATTATCCTTACTATCCCCCACCGCCGCCACCAGCACACAACCCTTATGCTTATATGCAAACGCCCCGTGCTCAAACCCCAAATGAATTTGATTCGCAAAATGCTTATCACGAAATTAATGCAAGCGCCGCATATCCCGCTTATGTGCCGCCATACCCATACCCTTACCCGGTAGCGCCTAGCTACAGTCAGAGCACGACGTCGAGTCGCGCTAGCAGTGTATTGCCCGACATCATTGTTACGCCCAGCACGGATGATATGCCCTCACAGGTTATATTGCAACATCacataaaaatcgaaaaaagtgAACCGCCAAAGCGCAATGATGCTGTCGTGATCGAAGAGGTCGCTACGAGTGACAATGAGATGAGGCCGCCAGAGTTGAGGCGCGAACAACGTGAGGGTTCCGTTATTGATATGTTGTCACAACGTTTGGCGAATATGTCCAAAGTTGTCGAACATAATCTGAATATGAGCAAAGATGTCGAGAAGAACTATGCCGGCGAGCGTGATAAGGATTTCGGCGAAAAATCACCGACGGATAACGCATCGCCAGTACCGGTAGGTATTGTAACTTTAGCTTCGGAGACCGAAGTGAGTTCGGACTCCGAAAGCAGCAGTGATGAGGATTCGGATGTGACGCCCAAATGTGTCGAAACGAATGGCTTGCAGGCAATAAAATCTGTCACAAATATACAAATCTACAAGAATGGTAATATAAACATAAACGAAGTCGATGATGAAGACGATGTGACAACGGCTGACGGCGAGAGCGATATCTTCGATGAGGATGACAATGAAGAAGATGTCGCTGAGGAGCTTGAGTTGGATGAATATATTGAGGAAAACGATGATATGGACTACGATAACCTGAGTGTCATCTACGAAGAGGAGAGTGAAATTGAACATAGCAGCGATAAGCCGAATACAATCATACAACGTGATGGTTCTAATGCCAGTGATGCTACAACAGTTGAGCGTGACGACGCTGTCGAGCAGCAAATTGAGGAGAATGACAACAATGACGACGCAGAGGAGGACTCCACCTCGGTTACCGTACGTTTACCATTAAAGTTCTCATTCAACGATGAGAATGTAGCCACTGTGGAGGTCGGCAAATCACAAATTGAAGAAAGACGCCATAGCACGTCTTCGGAAGGTAAGCGCAGCACTGCATTTGTCATTGCGGAACCTCAAAATGACTCCGACAATGAAGCAGGAGGAGCTTATGAGTACGATGATGATTGTGAAGTAAGTGTAACGATAAGCTTGAGTGGGTCTTCACGTTCGAGTTCAATGGAACGCAAGCCCGACGGACGACGCGTCTCAGCAGCATATCCAATTGAAGAGCTACCAACACCAGAGCCGCCAAGCGCAGCATCGAGTAACGAAAACGTTTCGGTGTCATTCTCAATAAATGCGCGCAACAAATTTATGGGTCAAACTATCAGGGATGATGTGACCAATAATATAGCGATGTTGAAAAGTGTGACGCACAAAGAGACCATACAGGAAAaagtaaaagaagaaataaaggAACCAGATATAAGTacgaaacaaataaaagaaggGCCAGTGATGAAAGAAGAGCCTGTGGCGAAAGAATCAGTTACGCCAGTAATTCCGTCCGACGATTTGGACTTCTTTGCTACACTACGTGCAACTAAGCTGCAAGCGCAGAAAATGATGGAGACATCAGCGAACTATTGGGGCAAGTTAAAGGAAAAGGAGGAACCCAAAAAGGAAGAAGTAAAGGAGGAAGTTGTCGTCTCAACTACAACAGAGCCCGACCCAGAGGTGGATGATATTTGGGCTGATAGAAACGAGGATTTACCGAAGCCGGTGccgaaattaaaattagccGATGCTAAAGACGATTTCTGGTCCACATTTGCGGCGGCAACGCGAAAAACACACGAGGAAATGCAAGCAGAAGATGTTGTTGTAGAAAAAAAGTCGGTAAACACAGATATCAAGAAGGATGAAGCCCCTGCTCAGGTCCATGCTGGCCGTAAGGTCACATTTGGAGACACGGTAGATATTAAAAACAAGGTAGAAACTGTAGTCGAGTCGGAAGAAGTTGACTTTTGGGCAGAGATCGAAAAATCCAAGGAAACTAAGACAACTGAAAAGAAAACCAAACTCAAGACCGAAAATGCATACGAACGTAAAGAAATAAGTGAAGTTATGCATAGATCAAACACTATGAAGTCATCCACTAAGGTTCTACCAACAGCGCTACAAGCAGATTTGTATACACCGCCTCCATCACCACAGGTAGAAGAAGAGTCAATCGAGAGTGAGGACGATGATTCAGAAGCAGATGAAGAAGAGGTTCAGTATGAAAAAGGGAATGTTAGCAGAAAACTGTCTCAACCAAAAGCACCAGTGGAGGAGAAAGAAGATGAGGAAGACTTCTGGGCTTCTGTGGAAAAAGCTAAAGCCGCAATTGGCACAACAAAACAATACTCAACTTACGACAAAGTAGAAGTTCCATCAGCACAAACGGTTGTTGAAGAGATCGACTTTTGGGCTGACATTGAAAAGAACAAGAATATTACAGCTACAACGAATGAGTTATCAACACTCAACAATGTAGAGGCTCCTTCAGTCCAAGCCGTTGTTGAGGAAGTCGACTTCTGGGccgatattgaaaaaaataagaatattacAACTACAACGAATGAGTTATCAACCCCCAACAACGCAGAGGCGACTTCAGTCCAAGCCGTTGCTGAGGAAGTTGACTTCTGGGCcgatatagaaaaaaataagaatattacAACTACAACGAATGAGTTATCAACCCATAATAATGTGAAGTCTTCCCCAGCCCAAGAGATTGTTGAGGAAGTAGACTTTTGggctgaaattgaaaataataagaatgacagaactacaacaaaaaaagtatcaGCAATCAACAACGTAGAAACTCCTTCAGCCCAAACGGTTGCTGAGGAAGTCGACTTCTGggccaacataaaaaataacaaagaacAAATTGCCACAACTGAACCATATTCAACAACCAACAATGCAGTGGCTCCTTCAACACAAGCCGTTGTAGAAGAAAGCAATTACTGGGCAAACATTGAAAACAATACCGAAACAACGCAGACCCCTCAACATATCTATGATCCCACACTTTACCCCGAAGAACCACGTGAAGTTGATACCGATGAAGAGATCGATTTCTGGGCTGAAATCGAAGCTAAAGATCAAGACACGGACGATGTTAATTTCTATAAATCTGCATCTTTCTGGGCCAACCGTGAGCGCCATAATTCTGTCGATGAAACACCTTATTCTAAAGTGTTAACTAAACCATTCCCTGCTAACTTGCCCGACGAGCCAACTGTAAACGTGGGTCTATGGGCAGCATTAGAAGCCGCGAAAGGTGAAGAACCCGAATACATTGACCCAGCTGTGGAGGAAGAGAAGGCTCTAGCAGCACAATTTAATGAGATCCCAGTGGAAGAAGACGCAGTAGATAAAGCAGAAAACTTTGAAGATATCAATAAAAGCTCAAGTGACATTTGGGATGTAGCATCTCTACACGAACCTGTTGTGGCAAATGTTTGGGCGCCACCGGTAGAGACCAATGAGCTTAGCAAGCCATACCAAGATCTCGAACAATGGATACATAATAAcgataataatgaaaataccGAACCGGTGGCGGAGGAGCGCACTAAAACTGAACGCGTTGAAGAGACAGATGAGGCAAATGTCAAACGCAATAATTACCGTAAAGCTATGGCCTTCTTCACTACGTCTATTGATGAGCAGAAGGAAGTGAACGCCGAGAAAAAACCAAGAAAAGGCCGATCTTCAAATAGAAACTCGCTAGTCGGGACAGAAAACGcgaatgtaaatgaaaaagaaagcaTCGAAAATGCAGTAAACAACTATTACAAAGAAACCCTTGAACAATCCACAGCAAGAGGCAAGAGTGTCGGGCTCGACAGCTTCTGTACTGAAAATAGCCTACAACAAACCATAAATCAGACTAGATGTAAAAGTGTAGGTGTGGAAATAACAAGAAATACACTGAACACAGATGTTGATACCGAACCGTACACCACGGAAGTGTTTACGGAACGCAATAAAACACCAACAAACTTCGAGCAGACCTTACCCGAGGTTTATGTGGAGCCCATTGTAGAGAGAAAGCTTTTACCTAACGGTTTACCTGATTTGGGTCTTAAGAAGGAAGAGGTTAAGATTTCAGTACGCGATCGAATCTCTGCTTTCGAAACTGGTGCGGTGGAAACGCCAACCACAGCAAAGAAAACTGACGATAGCAAAACACACTCACTCTCGGTAGAGAGCTGCACACCCAGAGGAACGCTGTCGCGTAACAGTTCACAACGTTCCGAGTCGGAAATTGAGGAAGATGACTCCGGTGTAACGGATATGAATAAACCACTTTCCGAAACTGACACCGAATCCGAAAGCTTCCCCGAGCTGCGTAAAATGAGCAGCTATCAACGCGCCGCCACACATTCCAGACTCTTTAAGCTGCTGCAAGACGACAACGATCCGCTCGAAGACGAAAAACTAAGCAAAGAGCTCGCCGACGAATATCACTTCAAACCAAGCCGCCGCAAGATCGTACACAATGTATCCATCACACGTCGGCAGAATCCGAAAGCGCTTGCCGATGCCGAAACCATGACACAACGACGCGAACGACTCTCACTGCCACTACGTAAAAACACCAGCATCGATGCGGATAATCCCTCGACACCCAACAGTCCAGCCTCACCGATTATGGGACAACCGTCCAGTAACACTAGCGTCAGCGATAAACTAGTCAATGAATTGGTGCAGAGTCTGCTATTGAAACGCGATAGCAGCCATTTGCGTCAAATGCCCATGGAAAAGCTGCAGGCAGCTGCCAAACGTGTGCTTGAAGAGGAGCTGGACTCATTGGAAAATACATCGGTCGAGACGACACCGGCGCTCACACCAAACGACATCAAAAACGACAAAAGCTATGCCGACTACTATGATACATGGACGCACGCGAACGGCAGCGTCGTGGACGGCATGCCCCCAAAAGCGTATCGCGCTATGCAAGATGCGCAGCGGCGTAGTCCTTGGTCCGTGCGTTGTCCACGTGTACTCAGCTCGAAAACGATAAATCGCGATTTGGCGCGTGTAACCGAGTCGCCGGAGATTTTCGCACGAAATAGCAAAAGTCCCGACTGTCTCTCGCAATCGCGCGAGGGCTCGGTGAGTCGTTGGCGCAAAGTTTAG